The Globicephala melas chromosome 20, mGloMel1.2, whole genome shotgun sequence genome contains a region encoding:
- the ZPBP2 gene encoding zona pellucida-binding protein 2 isoform X2 yields MRAWVLLSAVLWYLTRVKLYVKLHHNSPILVCMDLKRAEKETVDPTYLWVGPNEKPLTGNNKINITKTGKLMVKDFLEPLSGLYTCTLSYKTVKAETQEEKVVKQRYDFMIFAYREPDYSYQMAVRFTTKSCVGKYNDLLFRLLKKILHNLIADLSCHIIQPSYKCHFVKVPKHGLIPELFIAFQVNPFAPGWKGKCNESVDCQDNTNHNILQARNRIEEFFRSQAYIFNHDFNKTLPAMHFVDHSFQIVRIDSCRPGFGKNEGLHSNCATCCVVCGPETFSPDVDVTCQTCVSIQIYGAISCP; encoded by the exons ATGCGAGCGTGGGTCCTGCTCTCCGCGGTGCTCTGGTACCTCACAAGAG tgaaattatatgtaaaattacaTCACAATAGCCCAATCCTTGTCTGTATGGATTTGAAACGCGCTGAAAAAGAAACAGTGGACCCCACCTACTTATGGGTTGGGCCTAATGAAAAGCCATTAACAG gaaataataaaataaatataaccaaAACAGGAAAGCTGATGGTGAAAGACTTTCTGGAGCCTTTGTCTGGACTTTACACATGCACTCTTTCTTATAAGACTGTCAAAGCAGAAACCCAAGAAGAAAAGGTAGTAAAGCAGAGATATGACTTTATGATCTTTG CCTACCGGGAACCTGACTATTCATATCAGATGGCTGTACGTTTTACCACAAAATCTTGTGTAGGAAAGTATAATGATCTGCTTTTTAGACTGCTGAAGAAAATCTTGCATAATTTAATCGCTGATTTGTCATGCCATATCATACAACCATCATATAAATGCCATTTTGTTAAAGTCCCAAAACATGGCCTCATTCCTGAGCTATTTATAGCCTTTCAAg TTAATCCTTTTGCACCAGGGTGGAAAGGTAAATGCAATGAGTCTGTTGACTGTCAAGATAACACTAaccataatatcctccag GCAAGAAATCGAATAGAAGAATTTTTCCGGAGCCAAGCATATATTTTCAACCATGATTTTAATAAAACTCTACCAGCTATGCATTTTGTGGACCACAGTTTTCAGATAGTACGCATAGATAGCTGTCGTCCAGGCTTTGGAAAAAATGAAGGTCTCCACAGCAACTGTGCTACCTGTTGtg TGGTTTGTGGTCCTGAGACTTTTAGTCCTGATGTTGATGTTACATGTCAGACCTGCGTTTCTATCCAAATCTACGGAGCTATATCTTGCCCATAA
- the ZPBP2 gene encoding zona pellucida-binding protein 2 isoform X1, with translation MRAWVLLSAVLWYLTRVGWQRNSERTEKGFIYGNPGHPVKLYVKLHHNSPILVCMDLKRAEKETVDPTYLWVGPNEKPLTGNNKINITKTGKLMVKDFLEPLSGLYTCTLSYKTVKAETQEEKVVKQRYDFMIFAYREPDYSYQMAVRFTTKSCVGKYNDLLFRLLKKILHNLIADLSCHIIQPSYKCHFVKVPKHGLIPELFIAFQVNPFAPGWKGKCNESVDCQDNTNHNILQARNRIEEFFRSQAYIFNHDFNKTLPAMHFVDHSFQIVRIDSCRPGFGKNEGLHSNCATCCVVCGPETFSPDVDVTCQTCVSIQIYGAISCP, from the exons ATGCGAGCGTGGGTCCTGCTCTCCGCGGTGCTCTGGTACCTCACAAGAG TTGGATGGCAGCGTAATTCCGAGCGCACTGAGAAAGGCTTCATTTATGGCAACCCGGGACACCCAG tgaaattatatgtaaaattacaTCACAATAGCCCAATCCTTGTCTGTATGGATTTGAAACGCGCTGAAAAAGAAACAGTGGACCCCACCTACTTATGGGTTGGGCCTAATGAAAAGCCATTAACAG gaaataataaaataaatataaccaaAACAGGAAAGCTGATGGTGAAAGACTTTCTGGAGCCTTTGTCTGGACTTTACACATGCACTCTTTCTTATAAGACTGTCAAAGCAGAAACCCAAGAAGAAAAGGTAGTAAAGCAGAGATATGACTTTATGATCTTTG CCTACCGGGAACCTGACTATTCATATCAGATGGCTGTACGTTTTACCACAAAATCTTGTGTAGGAAAGTATAATGATCTGCTTTTTAGACTGCTGAAGAAAATCTTGCATAATTTAATCGCTGATTTGTCATGCCATATCATACAACCATCATATAAATGCCATTTTGTTAAAGTCCCAAAACATGGCCTCATTCCTGAGCTATTTATAGCCTTTCAAg TTAATCCTTTTGCACCAGGGTGGAAAGGTAAATGCAATGAGTCTGTTGACTGTCAAGATAACACTAaccataatatcctccag GCAAGAAATCGAATAGAAGAATTTTTCCGGAGCCAAGCATATATTTTCAACCATGATTTTAATAAAACTCTACCAGCTATGCATTTTGTGGACCACAGTTTTCAGATAGTACGCATAGATAGCTGTCGTCCAGGCTTTGGAAAAAATGAAGGTCTCCACAGCAACTGTGCTACCTGTTGtg TGGTTTGTGGTCCTGAGACTTTTAGTCCTGATGTTGATGTTACATGTCAGACCTGCGTTTCTATCCAAATCTACGGAGCTATATCTTGCCCATAA
- the ZPBP2 gene encoding zona pellucida-binding protein 2 isoform X3, with protein sequence MRAWVLLSAVLWYLTRVGWQRNSERTEKGFIYGNPGHPVKLYVKLHHNSPILVCMDLKRAEKETVDPTYLWVGPNEKPLTGNNKINITKTGKLMVKDFLEPLSGLYTCTLSYKTVKAETQEEKVVKQRYDFMIFVNPFAPGWKGKCNESVDCQDNTNHNILQARNRIEEFFRSQAYIFNHDFNKTLPAMHFVDHSFQIVRIDSCRPGFGKNEGLHSNCATCCVVCGPETFSPDVDVTCQTCVSIQIYGAISCP encoded by the exons ATGCGAGCGTGGGTCCTGCTCTCCGCGGTGCTCTGGTACCTCACAAGAG TTGGATGGCAGCGTAATTCCGAGCGCACTGAGAAAGGCTTCATTTATGGCAACCCGGGACACCCAG tgaaattatatgtaaaattacaTCACAATAGCCCAATCCTTGTCTGTATGGATTTGAAACGCGCTGAAAAAGAAACAGTGGACCCCACCTACTTATGGGTTGGGCCTAATGAAAAGCCATTAACAG gaaataataaaataaatataaccaaAACAGGAAAGCTGATGGTGAAAGACTTTCTGGAGCCTTTGTCTGGACTTTACACATGCACTCTTTCTTATAAGACTGTCAAAGCAGAAACCCAAGAAGAAAAGGTAGTAAAGCAGAGATATGACTTTATGATCTTTG TTAATCCTTTTGCACCAGGGTGGAAAGGTAAATGCAATGAGTCTGTTGACTGTCAAGATAACACTAaccataatatcctccag GCAAGAAATCGAATAGAAGAATTTTTCCGGAGCCAAGCATATATTTTCAACCATGATTTTAATAAAACTCTACCAGCTATGCATTTTGTGGACCACAGTTTTCAGATAGTACGCATAGATAGCTGTCGTCCAGGCTTTGGAAAAAATGAAGGTCTCCACAGCAACTGTGCTACCTGTTGtg TGGTTTGTGGTCCTGAGACTTTTAGTCCTGATGTTGATGTTACATGTCAGACCTGCGTTTCTATCCAAATCTACGGAGCTATATCTTGCCCATAA